In the Numida meleagris isolate 19003 breed g44 Domestic line unplaced genomic scaffold, NumMel1.0 unplaced_Scaffold322, whole genome shotgun sequence genome, gggCCAACACCCCCAGGGCTGTGTGATGTCTTCCCATCACCCCAACGTCACCATGGCACACCAGGAGCATGAGGGGGAGCCAGAGGAGACACAAAATGACGatgcctgctgccctgggccAGGCAAGGAAAAGGCCCATGAAGAGAGCTCACGGTAGGAGCCCTTCACTAGGTAGAAAACTGGttggatggctgggcccagagtggtggtgaatggggttaaatccagctggtgaccatTCCTGTTTAATAACTTTATCAACCATCTGGACGAGGGGATTGAGTGTGCCCTCGGTAAGTTTGCAGGGGACAGACACCAAGCTGAGAAGAAGTgctgatctgcctgagggtaggacagccctacagagggatctggatggGCTGGATCGATGAGCTGAGGCCAAATttatgagcttcaacaagacaAAGTACCGGGTCCTGCCCTTTGGTCACAACACCACCAGTGCTGCAGGCTTAGGGCAGAAAGCTGCACGGTGCAAAAGGATCTGGGTCTGAACGTGAGACAGCAGCATGCCCAGGttgccaagaaggccaatggcatcctggcttgtatcaggaatagcatggccagcaggagcagggaggtgatcatccctctgtactcggcactggtgaggtcacatctcgagtactgtatccagttttgggcccgtcattgcaagaaagacactgaggtgctggagcgtACTCAGAGAGGGGAAATGGggctgtgaagggtctggagcacaagtctttcAACTgtaatgattcaatgattctaagCTTTCAACCCACTGCTGTCTCCTGGTTTTAACCtaaatcagggaaaaaaagaggaaaaaatactgcacGTCAGGAATGACAGCCCTTCAGGCAGACTGGCAAGGGCAGGCTGTGCTTGGTGACACAACACCGGGACCAGATCTCGTTACTCACCAGCCACCACGTCCATTAGTGCACTTCCCCCTTTCATAATGTAATTTCCCAGTTAACGTATCTAACTAGGCACTGACTGTGGGACTCAGTAGGTCGCAGTGTGGGCAAACGCATCAAAGGGGGAAATGATTTGGGGATGGGCTGCACACTGTCAGGGCAGTTTGGGCAAATTGCGAATGCGTGTCCTCAAGCTCCACACATCTTTACCTCCCCCAATGGCCCTGATGGGCAGCCACGTGCTGGGACCTGAGCCCAGCTTAGGGCTTTGAGTTTATCAACGGGTCCGTCCGCCTTGCCCATCCCCTGTGCATGGCGGTGGCTGCGACACAGGGTCCTGTGTTTAGGCCGAGGATGGAGCCACCGGGTGCAGCGGTGCTGGATGGACAGGCGTCCCGCTACTTCGCCGCCCTGGACTCCAGTGTGGGGGACCTGCGGCAGCGGGCGCAGCGCCTCATAGACAGGCTGAACGACAGCCGCAAGGAGGACCACACCGTGATGAGTGGCTTCCGCGACAGCCTGCAGCTGAAGGTGCAGGGTGCgctggaggggagggggcatATGAGGGCCGCGCAGCCGCCCAGTGTCTGTTTGATGCGTTTAATCGCATTATTCCAGCCGAATTAGCCATGGTGCTGGGGGGCGGTGAGAGGAGGTGCTGCGGGGAAGCAGCAGCCCGCGGGGCACCGGCgccagctgcagagcctggtGTGCATTTACACCGGCTGCGGCAGCAGGGGGCCCCCAGCCCCTCCggggtggctgcagctgcctccagctctgcttcagggagcagaggggatgcCAATGGCCCTCCTGTCCccacgctgctgctgcccgTACTCGCTTGGCCACGTGCCGTGCTGGACTTTGCTCCTGCCGgcatccctgcagccagaggaCAGCGCCAGCAGATGGGGGGGGGGCTTCCGAATGTCTGTGCCCCCCCTGTGCACAGATGGCGGCTAGGCCAGGGCAGCTGCGGCTGTGAGGACTCTGCACTCGGTGGCACTGTGGCTGGCGCTCCAGCAACCACGGGCGCAGCTGGCAGCAGCGCCAGCcaagctgggctgggagctgcgccagcgctgggctgcagctgccaccCCCCCTGGGGACAGCACCGGCTGTGCCCATGGTGCTGCTAGCCCTCCTGTTCCCAACAGCCTgcttattttcccctttcccaaaGGTGTCCAACCTggctgagcagctggaggagaggctCTTCCAGCTCTACAGTCTCCACAATGAGCTGATCCAGGAgcggctgcaggagctggcagaggtgatggAGCGCGTCCGGCAAGCCGAGGACGAGCTGCAGCAGGTCTGCCACACTGTGGAGGCAGCCTACAGGGacctgtgcctgcagcccgAAACGTGAGCATAGCCCCTGAGCCCATGGAGAGCCCTCAAACCTCACAGGGAGCGCCCAGACCCCTTCACGGGGAGcgcctggctgcagccctccctgccAGCCTGCACTACCAATACTCTGGGCTAGGTGTTCCCCCCTGAACAGAGAAATGGGGATCTCAGCCAAAAATTGCCTTTTCTGCAGACTGTTGGTGTTCGTTTTTTAACACGATTagaataaaagagcaaaaaccACAGAATGGCCAAATTTGTGGGCTCTGGCATGAACAGCAGATGCCCGGGCTGGGCCCTGTCCCGGTGATGCAGCCCCCGAGCCTGGCCCTGATGAACAGGCTGGTGTGGCATTTCCACCCTTTATTGGTGTGCACGGTGAAGGCACTGCGGCGCTGCCCCTGGGCAGAACCAGGCTGCCATGTCCAGCTGGTGGCACCGTGTCCATTCAGTGACACCGTGTCCTGTCAGTGTGACACTGTCCCCTTCTGCGCAGCCGAAGTCCATAAGCACAGCACCGGCCGTGCCAAAAGCCATCAGTGCCACACATCCCAGCCCTACCCGCGCTGCTCCGTCTGCTTGCCAGCTGTGAACGCCTGGATCCCAGTGATGGCCCGGCCCAGGATCAGCGCGTGGATGTCGTGGGTGCCTGTGGTAGTGGGATCGGCTGTCAGCAGGCCGCCGTGGGGGTGCCCAGCCCACAGCCTCAGGGGTACCTTCATAGGTGTTGACGGCCTCCAGGTTCATCAGGTGCCGGATGACATGGTACTCATCGCACACCCCATTCCCCCCCAGCATGTCGCGTGCCTGCCGGGCGATCTCCAGCGCCTTGCCACACGAGTTGCGCTTCAGCATTGACACCATCTCAGGGGCGGCCCTGAGGGGATGCAGATGCTCAGCTCTGCCCCGGGCAGCCCCCCGGGTCACCTCAGAACGGCACCCACTTGCCCTCATCCTTGAGGCGGCCAAGCCGCAGGCAGGCATGCAGCCCCAGCGCAATCTCCGTCACCATGTCCGCCAGCTTCTTCTGCACCAGCTGGTTACGGGCCAAGGGCACCCCAAACTGCTTCCTGCGGCAGATGGGGAGCAtgaggagctggggggcagcacAGGGGGCTCAGTTGTGCCCCCACTCCCCACAGCGCATTACCTGTCGAGGGTGTACTGCCGAGCCATCTCCAGGCACGCTTCAGCAGCACCGAGCGCACCCCATGCGATGCCATAGCGGGCGTGGGTCAAGCAGCTAAAGGGACCCTGGGGGACGGCCATCAGTGGGGGTCCCGTAGCTGGGTTTCCCCCCCACGCTCCCACAAGCCCCTTACCCCCAACCCCTTGGCGTTGGGCAGCACATTCTCCTCAGGCACTTCCACGTCGTCCATCATGATCATGCCGGTGGTGGAGGCACGTAGTGAGAACTTGCCCTCGATTTTGGGGGTGCTGAGCCCTGCCATGCCACGCTCCAGCAGGAAACCCCGAATCTGCCGGTCCTCCTCACACACCGCCCACACCACACACAGCTCGGCCACCGGTGCGTTAGTGATCCTGGGGGTGTGGGGGGTCAGCGGGGCCCAGGGTGGGGTTCTCCCCCCAGGATGGCTTTGGGGGTTCTCACCAGCTCTTGGTGCCCCGCAGGCGGTAGCTCTTGGTGGCTTTGTCGTAGCGTGCTCGTGTCTCCATGCTCCCAGGGTCGCTCCCGTGGTTGGGCTCTGTCAGCCCGAAGCAGCCCAGCATCTCCCCCCGCGCTGCACAGAGGGGTCAGGGATGGCCCACACCCCTCCAACCCTGCAACACCACCAGTTCACCCCATCCCTGCTCACCCAGTGCGGGCAGGAAGCGTTCTCGCTGGGCGGGGGTCCCGTAGGCCAGGATGGGGTGCATGACGAGGGACGACTGCACACTCAGCACCGAGCGGTAGCTGCTGTCCACACGCTCCAGTTCCCGCGTCACCAGCCCGTAGCCCACCGAGGTGGTCCCCGCGCAGCCATACCCTGCGGACCACCACAccactgtgccccactgctCCCCTCTGAGGGGCCCCACCGCTTCCCTGACCCACCTCTGGTGGACCACACCCCCCAGAACTCATTTCCACGGGACCACCCCTGCCCCTCCCACGCACTCCCAGAAGCTGCAAAACCACCCTGGACCCCCCCATGAGCTCCTGGAACTCCTCGTCCCCCTGCTCCTTTGCTCTTTCAAGGGACCTTCCCCACCCAGAGACCCCACAACCATCCCTAAAGTTTTCCTTACCCCCCCTCTCCCCCAAGCCCCTTTAACACCCCATAGCTCCCCCTCACCTTGTATGGTGGGACCCAGCAACCCCAGAGCTCCCATCTCATTCACGATCTCCCGGTCAAAGACTTTTGGGGTGGGAGTACAGAAA is a window encoding:
- the SYCE2 gene encoding synaptonemal complex central element protein 2, with amino-acid sequence MSSHHPNVTMAHQEHEGEPEETQNDDACCPGPGKEKAHEESSRPRMEPPGAAVLDGQASRYFAALDSSVGDLRQRAQRLIDRLNDSRKEDHTVMSGFRDSLQLKVSNLAEQLEERLFQLYSLHNELIQERLQELAEVMERVRQAEDELQQVCHTVEAAYRDLCLQPET
- the GCDH gene encoding glutaryl-CoA dehydrogenase, mitochondrial — translated: MALRFAAPLLRSALSGVRWGGTAAPTRAAFHWGDPLALEELLSPEERMLRDAVRKYSQEQLLPRVLHANRHEVFDREIVNEMGALGLLGPTIQGYGCAGTTSVGYGLVTRELERVDSSYRSVLSVQSSLVMHPILAYGTPAQRERFLPALARGEMLGCFGLTEPNHGSDPGSMETRARYDKATKSYRLRGTKSWITNAPVAELCVVWAVCEEDRQIRGFLLERGMAGLSTPKIEGKFSLRASTTGMIMMDDVEVPEENVLPNAKGLGGPFSCLTHARYGIAWGALGAAEACLEMARQYTLDRKQFGVPLARNQLVQKKLADMVTEIALGLHACLRLGRLKDEGKAAPEMVSMLKRNSCGKALEIARQARDMLGGNGVCDEYHVIRHLMNLEAVNTYEGTHDIHALILGRAITGIQAFTAGKQTEQRG